The following coding sequences lie in one Kamptonema formosum PCC 6407 genomic window:
- a CDS encoding ABC transporter ATP-binding protein/permease — translation MNRFDRQLWKRFLAIAQPYFYPLEPRSGTAFLGLLVLLIVFLFAAMFVVVSAVCLGTQALFPEFFNSIAAGLATLIKSIINSPAILIFALMLILPLGAFVFFRSRLIPRWQQWGLLTLLLILSFSVSGLNVVISYVGNFFQTALAGKDAPNYWKYLFVYAGVFVVGTPIVVIYRYIQDKLSLYWRDWMTNKFLNKYFQNRAYYEINARKNEIDNPDQRISEDVKSFTTTSVKFLLIILGSVIDIISFTGILWSISKQLSVFLIVYAIFGTIVTTIFGQRLIPLNFDQLKKEANFRYGLVHVRDNAESIAFYSGEEQESTQVKQRFVEVFRNFNLLIGWQRNLGYFTRGYKYAVVIIPALFLAPAYFAGQIKFGDISQAAFAFNQVLDAFSVIVDQIQELSTFAASINRLAVFTDTLEAQTTAQKLGETTIDTVVSSEVSSEFKLEHITLETPKHQKTLIRDLSVEVRPGEGLLIVGQSGAGKSSLLRAIAGLWNSGTGRLVRPNLDEMLFLPQRPYMILGSLRSQLLYPNTSSKVEEKELRHALELVNLTDLPERAGGFDAELEWADILSLGEQQRLAFARLLLTQPSYAILDEATSALDLKNEAALYQHLQGTKTTFISVGHRASLVEYHQYVLELLGDSSWRVLSAQDYRANFNVFSVNT, via the coding sequence ATGAATCGATTTGATCGTCAGTTATGGAAGCGATTTTTAGCGATCGCACAGCCTTACTTTTATCCTCTCGAACCAAGGAGTGGCACAGCCTTCCTAGGATTGCTCGTGCTGCTGATCGTATTTCTATTCGCTGCAATGTTTGTAGTTGTCAGCGCTGTTTGTTTAGGAACTCAAGCTCTTTTCCCCGAATTTTTCAACAGTATCGCCGCTGGCTTAGCAACACTGATAAAAAGCATTATTAATTCCCCTGCGATCCTGATATTTGCTTTAATGCTGATTTTGCCATTGGGCGCATTTGTCTTTTTTAGAAGCAGGTTAATACCGCGATGGCAGCAATGGGGATTGTTAACTCTGCTTTTAATCTTATCGTTTTCTGTCAGCGGTCTTAATGTAGTAATAAGTTATGTCGGCAACTTTTTTCAAACAGCACTAGCCGGGAAAGATGCACCCAACTACTGGAAATATCTTTTTGTCTATGCAGGGGTTTTTGTAGTCGGTACTCCAATTGTGGTGATTTACAGGTACATCCAAGATAAACTTAGCCTTTACTGGCGAGATTGGATGACTAATAAATTCCTTAATAAATATTTTCAGAATCGAGCTTATTATGAAATCAATGCTCGAAAAAATGAAATAGACAACCCAGATCAGCGAATTTCGGAAGATGTCAAATCTTTCACAACCACAAGTGTGAAATTTTTATTAATCATCCTTGGTTCAGTAATTGATATCATATCTTTCACGGGGATTCTCTGGTCTATCTCTAAACAGCTTTCAGTCTTCCTGATTGTATATGCTATTTTTGGTACGATAGTTACTACCATTTTTGGTCAAAGATTAATCCCTCTAAACTTCGATCAACTTAAAAAAGAAGCTAACTTTCGCTATGGATTAGTTCACGTCCGCGACAATGCTGAATCTATTGCCTTTTACTCTGGAGAGGAGCAGGAATCAACTCAAGTCAAGCAGCGATTTGTAGAAGTATTTCGGAATTTTAACTTGCTGATTGGCTGGCAACGAAATCTGGGATACTTTACAAGAGGATACAAATATGCAGTGGTGATTATTCCTGCTTTGTTTCTAGCTCCTGCTTACTTTGCTGGCCAAATAAAATTTGGGGATATCAGTCAAGCTGCTTTTGCTTTCAATCAGGTTTTGGATGCTTTTTCGGTGATTGTGGATCAGATTCAAGAGTTGAGCACTTTTGCTGCTAGTATCAATCGTTTGGCAGTATTTACAGATACGCTGGAAGCACAAACAACTGCACAAAAGTTAGGAGAAACTACAATTGATACTGTAGTCAGTTCTGAAGTAAGTTCTGAGTTTAAACTAGAACACATTACTCTAGAAACTCCGAAACACCAAAAGACTTTGATTCGGGATCTTTCCGTTGAAGTGCGACCAGGAGAAGGACTTTTAATTGTAGGTCAAAGCGGTGCGGGTAAGAGTTCTCTGCTGCGGGCGATCGCAGGTTTGTGGAACAGCGGAACAGGTCGCTTGGTGCGGCCAAACCTTGACGAAATGCTGTTTTTGCCCCAGCGACCTTATATGATTTTAGGGAGTCTGCGATCGCAACTGCTCTATCCCAATACCAGCAGCAAAGTTGAGGAGAAAGAACTACGCCATGCCTTAGAATTGGTAAATTTAACAGATTTACCAGAGAGAGCGGGTGGTTTTGATGCAGAGTTAGAGTGGGCTGATATTTTGTCACTAGGTGAACAGCAGCGCCTTGCTTTTGCACGTTTGTTACTAACGCAGCCTTCATACGCTATTTTGGATGAAGCTACAAGTGCTTTGGATCTGAAAAATGAAGCGGCGCTCTATCAGCATTTACAAGGAACTAAAACTACTTTTATCAGCGTCGGACACCGTGCGAGTTTAGTTGAGTATCACCAATACGTTTTGGAATTGTTAGGTGATTCCAGTTGGCGAGTTTTATCCGCTCAAGATTATCGTGCTAATTTCAATGTGTTTTCGGTCAACACTTAA